A genome region from Danio aesculapii chromosome 2, fDanAes4.1, whole genome shotgun sequence includes the following:
- the ro60 gene encoding LOW QUALITY PROTEIN: 60 kDa SS-A/Ro ribonucleoprotein (The sequence of the model RefSeq protein was modified relative to this genomic sequence to represent the inferred CDS: inserted 4 bases in 3 codons; deleted 3 bases in 2 codons; substituted 1 base at 1 genomic stop codon), which produces MSAPASSATASESSTYSTKECPLGIENAXSLMQLIEGGRGSEVVEAVRHFNLEGHAVRPNPGLFALAVCSAAADCKTRQAALRALKELWRSPMQLFTFVQYKKELKEGSGMWGRALRRAVTDXVQRPGWMSLAQAVTKCKHRAGWSHQDLLRLSHMKPANDTIALVCKYITKGWKGVEEAYAEKDKSEDLQKVFVYLEAVEKAKHSTDDQELIHLIEKHRLGKEQLLTNHLKSKEVWKALLKEMPVAVLLKHLGKLTADKVLIPGSPDVAAXCERIQTRLFXKRAKTQPFNILAASENYRRGHGKRSKLKWEPDRDIVQALDCAFCKSISTVEATGKRFLVAVDISSSLSSVCRGSSISTVAVAAAVCMIIAQTEPNAQIVVFSEGNILPCTVSSDMTLMQVAGLLIQTPGGSTDCSLPITWASENEKTVDVFIILTNNQTFGRENPADTLKMYRQKSSVFSKLIVWVDCQQPVHR; this is translated from the exons ATGTCTGCGCCGGCTTCCTCTGCTACGGCTTCTGAAAGCTCCACATACAGCACTAAAGAGTGTCCTCTGGGCATCGAGAATG TGTCCCTAATGCAGCTCATCGAAGGGGGCCGTGGGTCTGAGGTAGTGGAGGCAGTCAGACACTTCAATCTGGAGGGCCACGCTGTCCGTCCGAACCCCGGCCTCTTCGCTCTGGCCGTCTGCTCCGCTGCA GCAGACTGCAAAACCAGACAGGCCGCTTTACGGGCGCTGAAGGAACTGTGGCGGTCGCCCATGCAGCTCTTCACATTCGTGCAGTATAAGAAAGAGTTGAAAGAGGGCTCTGGGATGTGGGGCCGGGCTCTGCGGAGAGCCGTGACTGA TGTACAACGGCCAGGATGGATGAGTCTGGCGCAAGCGGTGACCAAGTGCAAGCACAGGGCAGGCTGGTCCCATCAGGACCTCCTCAGACTGTCCCACATGAAGCCTGCTAATGACA CCATTGCTCTTGTTTGCAAATACATCACAAAAGGATGGAAAGGGGTTGAGGAAGCGTATGCTGAGAAAGACAAGTCTGAGGATCTGCAGAAGGTTTTCGTGTATCTGGAAGCTGTTGAGAAAGCCAAACACTCCACTGATGACCAGGAGCTCATTCATCTGATTGAGAAGCACAGACTGGGAAAAGAGCAGCTTCTCACCAACCATCTCAAGTCCAAAGAG GTTTGGAAAGCATTGCTGAAAGAAATGCCAGTGGCAGTTTTATTGAAGCATTTGGGGAAGTTAACAGCGGACAAAGTTCTGATACCAGGAAGTCCTGACGTTGCCG GTTGTGAGAGGATTCAGACGAGACTGTTCTGAAAAAGG gcCAAAACACAGCCATTCAACATACTTGCAGCGTCTGAAAACTATAGGAGAGGTCACGGGAAGCGTAGCAAGCTGAAATGGGAGCCAGACAGAGACATTGTTCAAGCACTAGACTGTGCGTTCTGCAAAAGCATTTCT ACTGTGGAGGCCACAGGCAAGCGTTTTTTGGTGGCTGTTGATATAAGTTCCTCTTTGAGCAGTGTGTGTCGCGGCAGCTCCATCAGCACTGTGGCAGTAGCGGCGGCAGTGTGTATG ATAATTGCTCAAACTGAGCCAAACGCGCAGATTGTGGTTTTCTCTGAAGGAAACATTCTTCCCTGTACTGTCTCTTCTGATATGACATTAATGCAGGTAGCAGGACTGCTCATCCAG ACTCCTGGTGGTAGTACAGACTGTTCTTTACCCATCACCTGGGCCTCGGAGAATGAGAAAACTGTGGACGTCTTTATCATTTTAACCAATAATCAAACCTTTGGTAGGGAGAATCCAGCTGACACTCTGAAGATGTATAGACAG aAAAGCTCTGTATTTTCAAAACTAATTGTC TGGGTTGATTGCCAACAACCTGTCCATCGCTGA